Below is a genomic region from Ostrea edulis chromosome 10, xbOstEdul1.1, whole genome shotgun sequence.
ACCGCTACTTGTCAGGTTATTTTCTTTCAATGCCATTCAAGGGGGTCTTTACACTATTCTCATGGAAGATGCACAACACTCCCCACTGCAACAGTTTGTTAAAGCCAGTTGATTAGTTAATCGGCAGTTTGTCATGGTATTGGCCAACATTTGCTGCATGAGGCGAATGTATCGGTGCACCTTGCTCCAAAGCAGGTACTCGTCGACATATGGCCGAAATTTgatctttgattgattgattgtatactgtttaacgtccctctcgagaatatctcactcatatggagacgtcaccattgccggtgaagtcCGTCCTAGGTTTCTATTGTTTTCCAGGGTCCCGGGCCAATAATTGGGCTTTTgtcattttcttattttcatttaactTGCTACGCCTTACACTATTGAGAAAGTCAGTGTAGATCATTGTCATTATGTAGCGTTTTCATTGTACGACTAACTAATTCTATGTCTAATGttacatccatttcattgtttaaacaCTCGCTTACCCTAATTGTTCATACCATTGTTCAGTgaatcttttgatttatatattaagCCATGACAAACCCTGCCAAACAGTCATAGTGattcttttgatttatatattaagCCATGACAAACCCTGCCAAACAGTCATAGTGATTCATTGTGTCGACATAATACAAGAAGATCACGCACAAGTTCTAAATTAATTTAATGACAAGATTGTGGAAAATTTTGGAAACATGTAAGTATAATGTATAAATTGGAGATATTTGTGCACTGTTTGGATGTCAGGTTTTAGATTATACACATGTTTTTCCGTTCTCCACATTTTCTATTACTTCGTATTTAAAAGCATATCCTTACTTGCAACGCAGTAATGATCAAAGAAAGAATTAGTATCCCAATAAACCATTTTTCGCCAAATCATGGCTTTGGCAGTGTCTTTGTCGACACTTGTTTTTAGTATCGATCAATATTAGTTCTAAGATGGCTTTGTTATATTTATCGAattgaagaaatatttcattctaatgaaaaattgaagataatagtgatcaatttcataaatcctataaagattaCAAGATGAAGAGCCTGAAGGGCAAACCCGGAGCGCTTCACATATCAAAGGTTGCAtcgagtaagcatcccctattgaccgttcacacccgccgtgaaccctgtatcttgatcagatccgtagtcaaaattagaatgtaaagaacattatttttattgatactTAGCCCTAACATTGTAAGTAGCATGTTCCTCAAAACTAAGTATTAACTTATGAATGTTTTTCCTTCACATTTACCCATGAAAATATTCCCTTGACATTGACAAAACAAGCATTTTTCTTTCACCATAAGGAACATATGAACCAGTGTTTTAGTAGCAGTCTTTATCCTTCTCACAATTTTAAGGTGTTGGATGAACGGAGAAACAGATAAATTTTTATGTAACCTTTAAGATTACTCGGAATTAAGGAACATTCTGGTGATAGTTTTCTAACGTCTGGACCTGATCATCTTCCGTTACAAGTATACCTataaacaattaaatgacacattttaaaTGCTGGAATCTCAGATAAttgttatcttgttataatGATGATATAATAACGAAATCATGGCTGAATATGTACTACTAGAATAAATTAGATATACTATGTTTAGACAATTTGTTAAATGcaaacaggggatacttacccctcctaggcacattatcccacctctggtataacctggggtccgtgtttgcccaactctctattttgtattgttaataggagttaggagattgatcactattcatgTCTATAACTAAGCCACGTTTtccatttctgttgaaaaagcaactgtctatgatgtcaaaaacaTTAGACTTTAATTTATCgggaggaatggtcgtgtaagtGCTGAATAGTcctacgttttgatgttgttgatttgagaaaattttgcgatttcaaagAAATCCTTTAGAttgtttttagaatccacatttgatttacaccacttctgacatatgtaggcgcacagtaagtttgaaagtttctccttcatagctgttaatatttttgtgaggagaaAAGATAGGGGCTTAGTTATtgaatccagcaatgtatctatgTAAAGGtatttatgaagtttaggaatccagatTAGGTATGGTAagtcatattcatccgacccattgactggaatattaaatgtgtgtaaaactgaagcatgcTTTTGAACAGTTTCATATTTAGAAacggcagttggagtataagtacgattaataccaaaagtggaattaatgccaagttcgttgaaaatacggttgtaataatgagccttacaaacaaagacaatgttgttacaagatctgtcagctggaaccaaaacattcCTCGTGTAATCTATCTAGAGCTTTTATCACTTTTGGTTCACTAAACACAGAATggtagatggtacgtacttttgttttaatgtgaCTAATATTTAGTGTTCGTACTTTTTATGCCCACGAGATCGAAGATcgaggggcatattgtttttgtcctgtccgTCATTCTGTATTTCTGTCATTCTGACTGAAACTTGAACCtggctaataacttttgaatagttttgatatttcacatcagtagttcttgtcacaagacctttccatgggtacaaacattttttaccctgtgaccttatacttggtgtttgacctactctttgaaaactttaactttaccaataacctttgaacagtaagagctagatctttgatatttcacatcagtaatccttgtgataagacctttccgtgagtagaaaccttttgaccttggtattttatctacttttcaaaaaatgacattggtctTAACTTCTATATGTTAAAATTTttagctttcatattgtacatgaggaTTTCTTGTGACAGGATCTTTCTaatggtaccaagatatttgtccattatcaggggcatttgtgattcccaaacacatcttattttacctgtaaatatttacaatgcTAGACATGCTGTTAGTTTTGCAAATTTATTTAATAGTGATGACAGATTTATTATTATTGGTTTGGTCAAAGTTTGTACAATGGTAATgtcaatatttaaaataaaaccccATATTTTCCTTCCAATAGCAACGTgacaatatactgtacatatgtTATATTTTAACCATTCATTACCtgtttttttattgtttgttttatatgtttgtaCATTTAGGCTTCATGTGAGGCCAAAAAGTGAAATAAAAGTTTCAAAGTTTCAACTTATTTAACACCTTCCTGTTGTGTTTCATTCACTGTGTTCAGTATTGTTGTTGATCGTACTCTTGTGGAACCTCgtagtgaaataaaaaaaagtttcctTTTCTTTTTAGTATATGCCTCATTTCATTCGTTTTCAATATTGCGctgattattatcattattctaTCGCCTTGGGTTTTTAAAACCATACCGAGAATCTAAAAACATTTACTCCATTGACTTCTCGAGACAATTGAGTTTATTGAATCAGGATTTAGGCCAAGTAATTCATATTTGACAGTGTTGCATTGTCTTACTAATAAATGATTCAAATATGGACGATTGAAAACTTATAGGGGTTATGTTCATTGGTTTGTGTAAGGCTTTTGATACAGTCAACCATGAAGTTCTTTAACACAAACTTATGTCGTTTGGAATTTTTCACAATACTTTTAGATAGTTTCAATCATCTCTTTCAAATCTTTGAACTGGATGCCGATTAAggattattttaattttagaaATGCTGCCTCTGTTCaagattttaaatattcaaatccCAAATTACCTATATGTGTATTAATATACAAAAGATGTCAGCTATCGCCAAAGCGGTCGAATGGTTATATGTCAAATTTATTGTATTTACCAAGAGCTTTGGTACTGAAAATTATACGCATCTGCATATCTGTGgaacaaaatatcacaaaatgttTCAAACTCTCATTCGGCTGGCATTTCAAAGCTGTGAGTGTTTTAATAGAAGAAGCcctgaaacatttttataataCTTATTTCATGTTTAcgtattttatatttgtattataaGACAGGAACCACAATATAGATATGTGCTAATTTTTGTGTCATCttgaataaataaaagttattagtCCCCCTACCGACGAaatcgaaggggactttaggtttgcgctccgtccgtctgtccgtcagtccagttttccgcaaatttttctctgttcttgcagatatttattttatatttggtacgttgttttgccataacaagttacagatcaagtacAAATTTCGTCTCTGTCCGttaatttttcacttagttatggcccttgggcTTAGAAAagtagcatgaattatcagttttgttgtgcttgcagatattcatttgatatttacaggTCAAGTTTGAATTAGGTCCTGGTACTTTGATTtctcacttagttatggcccttggacttagcaAAATTGCATAAATTATCAGTTTCCCGGACTTTtgttttggttgtgcttgcagatattcatttgatatttggtatattgctttgccataacaagttactgatcaagttcgaatttcgtctcggtccgttgattttgcattaaaatatggcccttggacttagaaaattagcataaattatcagttttccggacttgttttggttgtgcttgcatacattcattcaatatttggtgcattgctttgccataacaagttacataactttgaatattgttgtggcaCACTACGCTGTATACTTTTCGAGACTTTCgtgtgaaaggtcataaactaaaTATACATggcaattactgatagaatagtctgttaagaaatattttaaagaaaactgaatAACATCAGTGCAAAATGCAAAACATGGGCTtgatggtttcgtgtttaaatgtttaataattgtttcttactgaaagtggtaggattatgggtgttttaccgtcattatcgtCAGTTATTTAAATCCTGGGGTAGTTTGCTACGTTTCCATATTCTATTAAGGTACATtcgtgatctatttataacagtcatgcaatgacgtcatacgaaagtgcatgtttgtcatgttgttatgatacagactattctcatgtaaacaaccaaaattaTTTAAGAGTGTCTGTGTAGAACAtagtttaaaaattatgcagtttgcGTGCATAAATGGAGCATGACCTGCCTTACATATATAACATATCCGCGAACTGGTAGGGGactacatatgtatgtattgccatgtaatactctcagaatgtttgtaatattagtattattattattgctcAGAAGGTTAGTCTAACCACCTAACatcgttttttttttgtcctgcgacctctttaaaaaaattgaaaggtttATCCCGTAAAGTGAATATCCCATCATCTCGAAACCTATCAACAGTTTGTTAAACGTTGCAGAACACAAAATTTAGATAAATACAAGATGCATTAATGATTTGATGATTCCAGGTTTTAGAAGCCAGTCTCGTAAATAAAGGGTCAAATCAATCGACGaccacaaattctacaccatgTTGCCGATGCCGCATGTTTAGTTTCGTTTTCGACCGATTAGAAAAGCCTTTGTCTAATTGGCTCCATGCTACAGGCTGCAATACCAATCATAATCTCCGCCTCGAGCCTATGTTTTGAATGATGACTGGTgccaagggttagtgcgaggtaacgaatcaataacccttgacttttgaAGATGCCTTGATtcatgacatttacaattttagtaaaggactgTCTACTTCttctaaatgcaaggtgaagataacgaacagtggtcaatctcataactcctacaagcaatacaaaatagatagttgggcaaacacggacccctggacacaccagaggtgggatcaggtgcctaggaggagtaaacatcccctgttgaccggtcacacccgccgtgagccccatatcctgatcaggtaaacggagttatccgcagtcaaaatcagtgtgccaagaacggcttaacaatcggtatgaaacacgtcagacagcatttgacccaatgcgaggttgtattgacgaactagatcgttataacgaccatataatttgcgaaatgctgacttcaatcgagactgttgaaatacctgtaccatcaacttgtttgtcagtagcttaccttgatttaaaaactgactatacccagaacaagctcgcCCAGATagcttcaatttagtatcaatagcattcaAGAACGTATTTTTAACATGATTTACGTAtgaacattatatacatgttccAAGGTCGGCCCTGTTCTGGTGTCAGAACTTCTaacctggggatcatgaaatttaaaattgtgGTAGAGgcattcctgctctacatcacaatacttttagttttttcttacaaatgtgcAGTGGtagacaatatttttaaaaattgtcaatttttccCTGCGCCTTAAGGCCTTGCAGTGCAAGGGTcttgcaatttacaatttatgtcacccttgtcccaaagatgcttcatatcaaatttgaaaagaattggaatggtagttatcaagaaaaagtgaaataatgtaaaattgttaacacatttaatcactgatCACTTTGGCTTTACCCTTATGCCAAAACACCTACCCCTGTgattatcaaatttataattttggtaaaggactacctgttctttttaaatatccatttagtatcaatagtactGAATAAGATGTtatcaaatgttttacatataaacactatatgccaagtttggtccTGCCCTGAAGTCAGAAtcgatcatcaaatttacaatttttgtagaagacttcctgttctacatcactatgcatttcaGTTTTCTTACACGTTTGCGTTTGTAGAAAAGAATATATTTTTGGAATTGGTCAATGCTTTTGGCAGTTGTTGCTCTGCCCCTGAGCCCCGAAGGGCGCAGGAGtcctgacatttacaatttttgtcccgcccttgttccaaagatgcttcataccacatttgtaaagaattagaatggtagttatcacgaagatataaatgttcaattgttaacgcacgccTACAACGAACGACGGACGCAGATCAATTCCAATAGATTGCCTGAGTGACTCAGTTGACCTAGCAAAAAGGTTTTCTCTACGTATCAAATTGTTGAAAATGCAGAATAGGTTTTATACAGTTGTGAAATTCCTCAGAACATATGATAAGAgagaaaaatacagaaaaaatattGCCGGGCATTTCTACGCTTGACAAAAAGCACCCCAAACGTTACAGTTAAGCTGAAAATTCCGTCTTTTTTGTGTTACATCGGACTACTGTCACTGTATGAAAATTTATCAAGGAAATCCTTGTTGCTCTTTCCAGAAAtccatgtacatgaatataataaatttaaaagtttcatttggtgataattatcattattttattcattaataaagcgcaaaattacatatagtttctataAGCTGTCAATAATCTGCtttttgtatagttttaatTCAACACGACAATAAAGACAATGATTgcagataaataattttttgtgtcatgtgtcctttaagtctCGTGCAACCTCAATTTCATTGTCATTATTTCTATGTTCGTTGTATCTTGACGCTATGTCAATCAATGTTCTGTTTCAGCTTGTTGACATATTGTACcaaaagaaattttatattattttatatcatttcttttttcagGTTCATCATGCTGTTACCAATATGCATTCTTACCATGAGAGTTGCAATTGCGCAGGACACAACACCTCTAGACGAATGTTTTCACAAATCAAATTCacttcagagagagagagtggaacatttcataatttgattaaaaaagGAACCAATGTGATATTCATGGACTTAGTGTTTTCTGAGGGAGCTAATACAGACAATGCTGAATTCTTTGAGCGACAAACAGAACAGCGTTGGGTGTGGATAGGGAAGAAGTACCAATATGTCCTGGGGTACCCAGAGGATGTAGACGTGTACAGCTTTGGCCTTTTGAAAGCTAAACAAGAGTCACTCAGTGTCAATATATCCATCGGCAGCTTTTCAGAAGTTTGTAAATCAAAGTTTGATATTTACCTTTCACAATACCTGCTACTCATGATAGATGAGAACACGACCCATAGTTTTAAAGTACCAGATGGATACATTTGTCATTCAAACGTCATTGCCGATGAAATACGAGATTTTGTAAGTGATATATCGGGCGTTCAGATTGgatatgattttatttgcatCGCGGATGATAAAGAGGAATTTTCTACGGTTGGAAAATCCTATATAAATTATATTGTCATTTCTATAAtccttttgatatattttttctaccCACTTATTATCGAGTTATCGTTTTATGTACGAGACACAGAAAACAGATTTGAAATGTACTATATATCTGACTCGCCTTACAGCCCTGTCAGATTTTGTAGGTGTTTGATCTTTACTGGAAACAACAAGTACTACGCAGCAATACgtattataattataattacCATTGTTACGTCACTTGTGTATTTACTTAAATCACATGTATATGAGCTATGCAACTGCTCTTTGAAATCCTCAAACAAAGAACTGAATTTTCAACATGCTGAAAACTACTACACCACCTTAACAAATAGTGTGTTCCTCGTATGGGGTATTTTCAATTTCCTTCTTCTCAACTTAGCATCGTTGTTAAACTCTGATGGCATACTAGACGACTTCTTAATCGTTGACTTTACTGGATTACATAATTATGATTTCATCCTAAAACTAATACCAGTCGCTGTCTTCCTAAAGGAGCAACGTCCAAGTGACTGTCATCAAAAACCACAAAAACCATTGACTTCATTAAAAATCCAAAAGTTATCCTTGATTTTAACCTACAAGTTTTGGTTCAAAGTACTCTTTATTAACACTACTACTTCCAGTCTTAGTTTTCCTCACATGcaattcattattacatttccTTTAAACGTTATACTGATTTTATGTAATACGTTCTGTCCGTTGGTTTTTATTCTTTATGCGTTTTATGTAAAATGCATTACGTTGGTGGGTAAGTGCATATTTTCAAAACCTAGCTTTCGCATTACTGGTATTATTGGCGGTATGTTCGCCCATGTTGGGGCTCTGGAATACATAATCACTTCttacatttattcatttaatattttcttttacgGTATTAGTTATATTATTCAGTTTTTTGTATACACTGTGCTTTTAGCTGTACCTCATTTTTCTgtagaaacatttatatatgttatatttatgaCTTCTTTTATGCTATACATTTGTCGCTATATCTATCAATTtacaaaactatataaaaatcttctaGACGAGGTCCTTGATCTTACGGACGATAAACGCATTCCTATTAAATGTTTCGAGGAAATTGTTGATAAATATTTTCCCCTTAGAGTAGAAGTATTCTTTCTGTTGATAAAGATAATATCATCTGCTTCATTTTTTGCTATAATATTTGATACGATGAAAAATGTTGGATATGTAAAAATCGGTGCCCAACCAGATCTGAATACTTTTATAACACTTCTCTTCCTTTTTGGACCTCCACGCTTTGTTGAAGCTCTGGTTGTAACCGACTTTACAAGCAGGGTCCATATGAAACAtttagaaataaagaaaattgtcAAAGGAATGCGagatgaaataaatgacaactCTGTTACGACAGTTAATATTTTATCCGAAACAGAAATTTGCCAGTTAAGGAAAGGTAGgtgttttgattttatatatagaaaatgcaAAACAAACTTTGAATACCCTGACATAAATTATTCTGACAGTAGTACAGAAAGAGAGACATGTGAAAATTGCTGGCGAAATTGGTGTCTTAAGAACTGTTGTTTCAAAGATTGTCCAAATTGTTGTCTATGTTTTAACTGTGTGGTTCGTTTCTGCTGTACACTTTGTTGTGGGTGTATATGTCCAGTTCATTCGAATAAATGTCAGTGTTGTCTGATATTGaaagtaaaaaaagaaaaacattcaaTCGACGTCAAAACAGATAGTATTGAAGATCAATGCTGCTGCATCCCACTGTTAGATGAGCCTGAGAATCAAACCAATCCTAAAACTCGAGAGGACACCAATCCTAAAACTCGAGAGGACACCAATCCTAAAACTTCAGAGGACACCAATCCTAAAACTCGAGAGGACACCAATCCTAAAACTTCAGAGGACACCAATCCTAAAACTCGAGAGGACACCAATCCTAAAACTTCAGAGGACACCAATCCTAAAACTTCAGAGGACACCAATCCTAAAACTTTAAAGGACACCAATCCTATCACTCAGGAGGACACTAATACTAAAACTCGAGAGGACACCAATCTTAGCACTCAAGAGGATATCAATCTTAACACTCGAGAGGATATCAGTCTTGACACTCAAGAGGACGCTAATCGCACTTCTGTAGAGGAAACTAAACTATAAACGCAATAGGACACTAAATTAAAAACTCAATAGGACACAAATCTCCACACTCTATAGGACACCAATCTTAACACTCAATAGAACACCAATCTCAACACTCAATAGAACACGAATCTCAACTCTCAATAGAACACCAATCTTAACACTCAATAGGACACCAATCTTAACATACAATAGGACACCAATCTTAACACTCAATAGAACACCAATCTCAACACTCAATAGAACACGAATCTCAACACTCAATAGAACACCAATCTCAACACTCAATAGGACATCATTCTTGACACTCAATAGGACACCAATCTCAACACTCAATAGAACACCAATCTCAACACTCAATCGGACACCATTCTTAACAGGGgaggcttactcctcctaggcacctgatcccacctctggtgtgtccaggggtccgtgtttgcccaactatctatttgtattgcttataggagttatgagattgatcactgttcgttatcttcaccttgtactCAATAGGACACCAATATGAACACTCGAGAGGACACCAATCTCAACCTCAGGAGGACACCAATCCTAACACTCAAGAGCAGATCAATGGATGTTAATGTCATAGTTATGTCTCCCAAACACAGTTTGGAGACTTGTTGATTTCGCCCGGTTCTTATTCTTCCGCTTGTTCTGCTTCTTTCTTGCGCTTAAAACTGTCCACAGCTGTTCTCCATCAACTATCGATGAAAGTAATAGATATTCAAAGATATGACAGGCCAATGTATCTAACTAATGTATATAACTCTggggaaaaaataatttcaaattccagatataacttgacaaatatgatcGAGTCATGAAGTCCTCGGATATTGACAGGAACTACAAACTAGTATCGAAGTGAAGAGACTCTAGTGACCGTCAAGTTTGACCATAAACATAAAACTGATATTGAAACCGAgatcaagtgactccagtgaacttgaaaataaaattagtaTTACTTCACAACCGGATCTGATagagacatacatgtaggatcttcagaaatgatgaaaggatgatgggatctacaaattagtatcaaggtcaaatgcCGCCgtaaatggctgaaatattgccaaaacggcgtaactAAATCAATCTATGAAGGTAAAATGCCtccattgaccttgacctctgaccttcaACAAAAATTTTTCTTTTTGACTTACGAATCCGAATTTATAGAGATGGGATTTTCAGAAATAATACGAGAATACAAACAAGTATCAAGGCCAAATAACCATATAACTGGTATTACTTTAGATAGAGTCATGAATTCTTCAGAAATTATAAAAGAGTGCTATGATCTACTAACTAGCATCTCCAGTGATCTTGATCGaccttgatcataaaaactctaATTACTTTAGAACCGGGACCGCTAGAtatggttggttggttgaatattgtttaacgtcccgctcgagaaccTTTCAGTGATATGGAAACGTcgccattgccagtgaaggcttcaaaatttgggcctatgtttggcgcttacggccattaagcagggagggcgctttattgtaccacacctgctgttttTGAGATCTCATCTGAATGACCACCatatttaatcgcctcttacgaccagcaaggggtactgaagatctattttaacccggatccctacgggaaAGTTTAGTCGTAATAATGCTGTTGTTGGATAGAGCGCCAATACTCTCGACATCATATTGGGGTTACATAGCCCTAATCTCGCTTTCCCCAGACTCTTGCTCTCAGGACTTTGCACGAGTGAGAGTCTGGTACGAGACCAGATAGGATAAGAGGATGATAGGTCATGCAAagtagtatcaaggtcaagtgattcCAGTGAGCTTGACCTTGATCATAAATTGAAAGATTATATGGGATCTTCAAAAAGGATAAAAGGATGTTGATACCTACAAACTAAGATCAAAGTCAAGCGACCCCAGTATTGCAAAAGGAAACCAAgggatattttgaaaattttcaaaatcaagatCTCTGTGATCCAGATgatttgaatgaaattaaaattgacgtGAATATTGTGTAATGTAGTTATTAATGTGGGGTAAAATAGTAGAACCTACAAAAAGCGCATTTTCATACAACTATAGCTAGTACTTACTTTGGGAGATTTAATGATGGAGAGATAATAATCATATCGTGTCCACTATATAATAAACCCGAGACCCTAAAGACAATCTTGACATATCGGAACGGAAAGCTAATATCTGAGGAAATCATACCTGATGCAATGTGATTTGAATAAAATTCATGCAACTAACATTATCTCCAAGGACCATAGAGCACAAAACACGTACAGTGTTTAAGGTTTGCATATATGCCATTACCTCAAGGAGGACTGGCCACACCCAATGTGAAGCCTATATATGACATTAGCTCAAGGCAGCAGAGGGAACCACGAAGTACATATTTCATGGTATACATGAATTAATGATTTTCTTCTGACTTCATCTAATTGAACTGTACTAGTGGATACTATCGGAGTCACATTCTTTACGTGCATGGTCATGTACCTGTGGTGTAATTTCTGTTCAACTATCATCAATCACCAAAACCATTAATTCATATAGTAATTATTTGCTACGCAGACATGTACTCACATACTAAATAGCCTTAAAATTTGATTAACACtaataatgtattttcaataaataataatatttcAACAGACTCTTTTGAAGTCTGCCTTTCGCAAATGTTTCGATCGTtttgatgatcttatttgcaagtACAACCTGTCACttggtcaaatgttgtctaacgttctttacacactgattatgGATTACTCCAGCCACCTGAATAAGATAGAGGACTCATGGCAGGTATGACCGGtaaacagggaatgcttactcttcctagacacctgatccctcctctggtat
It encodes:
- the LOC130050711 gene encoding uncharacterized protein LOC130050711, with protein sequence MHSYHESCNCAGHNTSRRMFSQIKFTSERESGTFHNLIKKGTNVIFMDLVFSEGANTDNAEFFERQTEQRWVWIGKKYQYVLGYPEDVDVYSFGLLKAKQESLSVNISIGSFSEVCKSKFDIYLSQYLLLMIDENTTHSFKVPDGYICHSNVIADEIRDFVSDISGVQIGYDFICIADDKEEFSTVGKSYINYIVISIILLIYFFYPLIIELSFYVRDTENRFEMYYISDSPYSPVRFCRCLIFTGNNKYYAAIRIIIIITIVTSLVYLLKSHVYELCNCSLKSSNKELNFQHAENYYTTLTNSVFLVWGIFNFLLLNLASLLNSDGILDDFLIVDFTGLHNYDFILKLIPVAVFLKEQRPSDCHQKPQKPLTSLKIQKLSLILTYKFWFKVLFINTTTSSLSFPHMQFIITFPLNVILILCNTFCPLVFILYAFYVKCITLVGKCIFSKPSFRITGIIGGMFAHVGALEYIITSYIYSFNIFFYGISYIIQFFVYTVLLAVPHFSVETFIYVIFMTSFMLYICRYIYQFTKLYKNLLDEVLDLTDDKRIPIKCFEEIVDKYFPLRVEVFFLLIKIISSASFFAIIFDTMKNVGYVKIGAQPDLNTFITLLFLFGPPRFVEALVVTDFTSRVHMKHLEIKKIVKGMRDEINDNSVTTVNILSETEICQLRKGRCFDFIYRKCKTNFEYPDINYSDSSTERETCENCWRNWCLKNCCFKDCPNCCLCFNCVVRFCCTLCCGCICPVHSNKCQCCLILKVKKEKHSIDVKTDSIEDQCCCIPLLDEPENQTNPKTREDTNPKTREDTNPKTSEDTNPKTREDTNPKTSEDTNPKTREDTNPKTSEDTNPKTSEDTNPKTLKDTNPITQEDTNTKTREDTNLSTQEDINLNTREDISLDTQEDANRTSVEETKL